The proteins below come from a single Arthrobacter sp. B1I2 genomic window:
- a CDS encoding TetR/AcrR family transcriptional regulator — protein sequence MPRKPVARDAVLDAFESLLIEVGERAATLDAVARKAGVSKGGLLYHFPSKEALIAVLLDRLEGLAREDADAMASASEGAAAYFIRSSVWADTPLDRAIVAATRLAEVAHEETRRRFAAIQQRWLDEIAADVGPGLAKAVLYMGDGLYFNAMLSVAPAPEGGAAADVEELLAALERLRR from the coding sequence ATGCCCCGAAAGCCAGTAGCCCGTGACGCGGTCCTTGACGCCTTCGAGTCCCTGCTGATCGAGGTGGGGGAGCGGGCGGCCACCCTTGATGCAGTGGCCCGCAAGGCCGGGGTGTCCAAGGGCGGCCTCCTCTACCACTTTCCCAGCAAGGAAGCGCTCATCGCGGTGCTGCTGGACCGGCTGGAGGGCCTGGCCCGGGAAGACGCTGACGCGATGGCTTCGGCCAGTGAAGGTGCAGCGGCGTACTTCATCCGTTCCTCGGTCTGGGCGGACACCCCGCTGGACCGTGCAATCGTGGCCGCCACCAGGCTTGCGGAAGTGGCGCATGAAGAGACACGGCGCCGTTTTGCGGCCATCCAGCAGCGGTGGCTGGACGAGATCGCGGCGGATGTGGGGCCGGGCCTGGCCAAAGCCGTCCTCTACATGGGTGACGGGTTGTACTTCAATGCCATGCTGTCCGTGGCGCCCGCGCCGGAAGGGGGAGCGGCCGCTGACGTGGAGGAACTCCTGGCCGCTTTGGAACGGCTTCGCAGGTAG
- the gcvT gene encoding glycine cleavage system aminomethyltransferase GcvT: MTENYTALYDEHKKLGASFTDFGGWQMPLKYSSELAEHHAVRKSAGLFDLSHMGEVWVTGPQAAAFLDYALVGRISAMAVGKAKYSLICDEDGGIIDDLITYRRPPAAGNARGRTDVFLVVPNAGNATAVAAALQERAAGFDVVVEDASARTSLIAVQGPKAQELLLRLVPAAQHPLVTELKYYAAASVPLLVGGAGTELLLARTGYTGEDGFEIFVDNDDAPGLWQALVAIAEDGELTPAGLASRDSLRLEAGMPLYGNELSLQGDPFAAGLGAVVALSKEGDFVGKAALAAMKEAGAGSTSGRRLVGLKGQGRRAGRAHYPVLKDGAPVGEVTSGQPSPTLGYPIAMAYVDVEYSAPGTALDIDLRGKAEPFEVVDLPFYRRPK, from the coding sequence ATGACCGAGAACTACACCGCCCTTTACGACGAGCACAAAAAGCTCGGGGCTTCCTTCACGGACTTCGGCGGTTGGCAGATGCCGCTCAAGTACAGCTCGGAACTGGCCGAGCACCACGCTGTCCGTAAGTCCGCGGGCCTGTTTGACCTTTCCCACATGGGCGAGGTCTGGGTGACCGGTCCGCAGGCCGCCGCGTTCCTGGACTACGCGCTGGTGGGCAGGATCTCCGCCATGGCCGTGGGCAAGGCCAAGTATTCGCTGATCTGCGATGAGGACGGCGGCATCATTGATGACCTCATCACCTACCGCCGTCCCCCGGCCGCTGGTAACGCCCGAGGCCGTACCGACGTCTTCCTGGTGGTGCCCAACGCGGGCAATGCCACCGCGGTGGCCGCAGCCCTGCAGGAGCGGGCTGCTGGCTTTGATGTGGTGGTGGAGGATGCCTCGGCCCGGACATCACTGATCGCCGTCCAGGGCCCCAAGGCCCAGGAACTTTTGCTGCGCCTGGTACCGGCCGCGCAGCACCCGCTGGTGACGGAATTGAAGTACTACGCCGCCGCCAGCGTTCCGCTCCTGGTGGGTGGCGCCGGCACGGAACTCCTGCTCGCACGCACCGGGTACACCGGTGAGGACGGGTTCGAGATCTTCGTGGACAACGACGACGCCCCCGGCCTGTGGCAGGCACTGGTCGCCATCGCCGAGGACGGGGAACTGACCCCGGCCGGGCTCGCCTCCCGCGACTCCCTCCGCCTCGAAGCGGGGATGCCCCTGTACGGCAATGAACTGTCGCTGCAGGGCGATCCGTTCGCCGCCGGCCTGGGCGCCGTCGTCGCGCTCTCCAAGGAAGGCGACTTCGTCGGCAAAGCCGCCTTGGCAGCCATGAAGGAAGCCGGCGCCGGCAGCACCTCCGGCCGCCGGCTCGTGGGGCTCAAAGGCCAGGGCCGCCGCGCCGGCCGCGCGCACTACCCCGTGCTCAAGGACGGCGCCCCTGTCGGTGAGGTCACCTCGGGCCAGCCCTCGCCCACCCTCGGCTACCCCATTGCCATGGCCTATGTCGACGTCGAGTACTCTGCGCCGGGCACCGCCCTCGACATCGATCTGCGCGGCAAGGCGGAGCCGTTCGAAGTCGTCGACCTCCCGTTCTACCGCCGCCCCAAGTAA
- a CDS encoding TspO/MBR family protein has translation MRPDREKTTARTESGEQPYRAGVQVAALAGFLVASLLVAGLGGLASAANVTGWYATADKAPWSPPNGVFGPVWTILYTAMAVAAWLVWRRRTNRTRPAMAVYAIQLVLNLAWTPAFFALYPALGIAALWLGLAIILALIAAVAVTVLYFGPISRTAGLLLLPYVSWLVFAASLNWWAAAHN, from the coding sequence ATGAGGCCGGACAGGGAAAAGACCACAGCCCGCACGGAAAGCGGCGAGCAGCCCTACAGGGCCGGGGTTCAGGTGGCTGCGCTTGCCGGGTTCCTGGTGGCGTCCCTGCTGGTGGCCGGGCTGGGCGGCCTGGCCTCGGCGGCCAATGTCACCGGCTGGTACGCCACCGCGGACAAGGCCCCCTGGTCCCCGCCCAACGGCGTGTTTGGTCCTGTCTGGACCATTCTGTACACGGCAATGGCCGTCGCCGCGTGGCTGGTATGGCGCAGGCGGACCAACAGGACACGGCCGGCCATGGCGGTTTACGCCATCCAGCTGGTCCTCAATCTCGCCTGGACCCCTGCGTTCTTTGCCCTCTACCCCGCCCTTGGCATTGCTGCCTTGTGGCTGGGGCTGGCAATCATCCTTGCCCTGATTGCCGCCGTCGCGGTGACGGTTCTTTATTTCGGTCCCATCAGCCGCACGGCCGGGCTGCTCCTGCTGCCCTACGTGTCGTGGCTGGTGTTCGCTGCCAGCCTGAACTGGTGGGCGGCAGCGCACAACTAG
- the gcvP gene encoding aminomethyl-transferring glycine dehydrogenase: protein MPVTPASTTFVDRHIGARRQADVDTMLKAVGYDSVDSLVDTAVPKVIRQETALRLQDALSEVEVLTELRKLAAKNKTAVQLIGQGYSDTVTPPVIRRNILESPAWYTAYTPYQPEISQGRLEALLNFQTMVQDLVGLPIANASLLDEATAVAEAVLLMRRANKTKPAADGKTVLDVDVLPQTIAIVKGRAEALGFEVEVADLSQGLPEGDINGVVLQQPGVSGRVWDQSAVIAAAKERGALVTVAADLLALTLITPPGEQGADIAVGSTQRFGVPLFFGGPHAAYMAVRKGLERSLPGRLVGVSKDDAGVPAYRLALQTREQHIRREKATSNICTAQALLAIVASMYAVYHGPDGLKAIAGTAHGHARVLAASLAAAGVEVLHKSFFDTLTVRVPGRAAGIIADAEARRINLRSIDGDTVGIALDETTTAAIVAQVADVFGASVAEGEGFGLEAAVERSSNYLQHPVFNTHRSETQLLRYIRKLSDRDLALDRTMIPLGSCTMKLNATAEMEAISWPEFASIHPFAPDSQTEGWRELIADLEADLTTITGYDQVSIQPNAGSQGELAGLLAIRGYHHSRGEAQRNVCLIPASAHGTNAASAVLAGMKVVVVATASDGTIDHDDLTAKMEANRDVLSCIMITYPSTHGVYDGDVREVCDAVHAAGGQVYIDGANLNALVGLAQPGKFGGDVSHLNLHKTFCIPHGGGGPGVGPVAAKAHLAPFMPGDATTWNAGSGATDVPISASRFGSAGVLPISWAYVKLMGGEGLTEATKSALLAANYVASRLNEHFPVLYTGEGGLVAHECILDLRELTARTGVTAEDVAKRLIDFGFHAPTLSFPVAGTLMVEPTESEDLAEIDRFIEAMISIRREIDQVANGDFAVADSPLRRAPHTAAAVVSSDWDRAYPREQAAFPAHHKQDKYFPPVGRIDGAAGDRNLICSCPPLEDFEN, encoded by the coding sequence GTGCCGGTTACCCCAGCCTCCACCACCTTCGTAGACCGCCATATCGGCGCCCGCCGCCAGGCCGACGTCGACACCATGCTCAAAGCCGTAGGCTACGATTCGGTCGACTCCCTGGTTGACACCGCGGTACCCAAGGTCATCCGCCAGGAAACCGCCCTTCGCCTGCAGGACGCCCTCAGCGAGGTTGAAGTCCTCACCGAACTGCGGAAGCTTGCCGCAAAAAACAAGACGGCAGTGCAGCTGATCGGCCAGGGCTACTCGGACACCGTGACCCCGCCGGTGATCCGCCGCAACATCCTTGAGTCCCCGGCCTGGTACACCGCCTACACCCCGTACCAGCCGGAGATCTCCCAGGGCCGGCTTGAGGCGCTGCTGAACTTCCAGACCATGGTGCAGGACCTGGTGGGACTGCCCATCGCCAACGCCTCGCTGCTGGATGAAGCAACCGCCGTGGCCGAGGCCGTGCTGCTGATGCGCCGGGCGAACAAGACCAAGCCCGCGGCCGACGGCAAGACTGTCCTGGACGTGGACGTGCTGCCGCAGACCATCGCCATCGTCAAAGGCCGCGCAGAAGCCCTCGGCTTCGAGGTGGAGGTGGCGGACCTCTCCCAGGGCCTGCCGGAAGGCGACATCAATGGTGTCGTATTGCAGCAGCCCGGTGTCTCCGGCCGGGTCTGGGACCAGTCCGCCGTGATCGCCGCAGCGAAGGAGCGCGGCGCGCTGGTCACCGTTGCCGCGGACCTGCTGGCCCTCACCCTGATCACTCCTCCGGGTGAGCAGGGCGCGGACATCGCCGTCGGCTCCACCCAGCGTTTTGGCGTGCCGTTGTTCTTCGGCGGCCCGCACGCGGCCTACATGGCCGTCCGGAAGGGCCTGGAGCGTTCGCTGCCCGGCCGCCTGGTGGGTGTGTCCAAGGACGACGCCGGCGTTCCCGCCTACCGTTTGGCGCTGCAGACCCGCGAGCAGCACATCCGCCGCGAGAAGGCCACCTCCAACATCTGTACTGCCCAGGCGCTGCTGGCCATCGTCGCGTCCATGTATGCCGTGTACCACGGACCGGACGGGCTGAAGGCGATCGCCGGAACGGCGCACGGCCACGCCCGTGTCCTGGCGGCCTCGCTTGCGGCTGCCGGCGTTGAGGTCCTGCACAAGAGCTTCTTCGACACCCTGACCGTGCGGGTCCCGGGACGGGCCGCCGGCATCATCGCCGACGCCGAGGCGCGGAGGATCAACCTGCGCAGCATCGACGGCGACACCGTGGGCATCGCCCTCGACGAAACCACGACGGCGGCCATCGTGGCCCAGGTTGCCGACGTCTTTGGCGCTTCCGTTGCCGAGGGCGAGGGATTTGGGCTGGAGGCCGCCGTCGAACGTTCCTCCAACTACCTGCAGCACCCGGTCTTCAACACCCACCGGTCCGAAACGCAGCTGCTGCGCTACATCCGCAAGCTTTCCGACCGCGACCTGGCGCTGGACCGCACCATGATCCCGCTGGGCTCGTGCACCATGAAGCTGAACGCCACCGCCGAGATGGAGGCCATTTCCTGGCCGGAATTCGCCTCCATCCACCCGTTCGCCCCGGACTCCCAGACCGAAGGCTGGCGTGAACTCATCGCGGACCTGGAAGCGGACCTCACCACGATCACCGGCTACGACCAGGTGTCCATCCAGCCCAACGCCGGCTCCCAGGGCGAACTCGCCGGGCTCCTGGCGATCCGCGGCTACCACCACTCCCGGGGCGAGGCGCAGCGCAACGTCTGCCTCATCCCGGCCTCAGCGCATGGCACCAACGCTGCCTCCGCCGTGCTTGCGGGCATGAAGGTCGTCGTCGTCGCCACCGCGTCCGACGGCACCATCGACCACGACGACCTGACGGCCAAGATGGAAGCCAACAGGGACGTCCTGTCCTGCATCATGATCACCTACCCGTCCACGCACGGCGTGTATGACGGGGACGTCCGCGAGGTCTGCGACGCTGTCCATGCTGCCGGAGGGCAGGTCTACATCGACGGCGCCAACCTGAACGCGCTCGTGGGCCTGGCCCAGCCGGGCAAGTTCGGTGGGGACGTCTCCCACCTGAACCTGCACAAGACTTTCTGCATCCCGCACGGCGGCGGCGGACCCGGCGTCGGGCCGGTCGCAGCCAAGGCGCACCTGGCACCCTTCATGCCGGGCGATGCCACCACCTGGAACGCAGGGTCCGGCGCCACCGACGTGCCGATTTCCGCATCCCGGTTCGGTTCGGCCGGCGTGCTGCCGATTTCCTGGGCCTACGTAAAGCTCATGGGCGGCGAAGGACTGACCGAGGCCACCAAATCCGCCCTGCTGGCAGCGAACTACGTCGCCTCCCGTTTGAACGAGCACTTCCCGGTCCTGTACACCGGGGAAGGCGGCCTCGTGGCGCACGAGTGCATCCTGGACCTGCGTGAACTCACAGCCAGGACCGGAGTCACCGCGGAGGACGTGGCCAAGCGGCTGATCGACTTCGGCTTCCACGCCCCCACCCTGTCCTTCCCCGTCGCCGGCACCCTGATGGTGGAGCCCACGGAGTCCGAGGACCTGGCGGAGATCGACCGCTTCATCGAGGCCATGATCAGCATCCGCAGGGAGATCGACCAGGTGGCCAACGGCGACTTTGCCGTGGCGGACTCGCCCCTGCGCCGCGCACCCCACACGGCGGCCGCCGTCGTCAGCTCCGACTGGGACCGTGCCTACCCGCGCGAGCAGGCCGCGTTCCCAGCCCACCACAAGCAGGACAAGTATTTCCCGCCAGTGGGCCGCATCGACGGTGCTGCCGGGGACCGGAACCTGATCTGCTCCTGCCCGCCGCTCGAAGACTTCGAAAACTAA
- a CDS encoding peptidoglycan bridge formation glycyltransferase FemA/FemB family protein, translating to MNPVSAATGLEYANLSDAEFEAFALKHPQNSFLQSTDFARFQRDRGQQVELFGVRRNGELVAAGKLNYTTTRLGYTVCECAKGPLMDYTDRNLVGDVVGLLRRHAAGRKAAELRISPNVRYIARDADGAEHPETEDNRPLVADLERLGFRHQGLDMNFVNVNWMFIKNLVGIQDAEELIMSTSYRTRKAIRKAEKNGVFLEQATLETLDDFYGTLSRAGDEKGFVYRERAYYEHLLRTTSAEFTKLMMAKIDIPAYRKSITERLAAESATAADLRREVEETGSKKKANRLKVVQDLVDSYERSLKDIERFPDSVGTATVAAIHFVCYGDEVVCVIGGTVQDYIYFNGATSLYWGMMLHALEKGYPRYNFYGTFGISGQDEEGHGGYEFKKGFGGEVVQLLGDFVLPVRPAVFHANRLARSAAAAARTLLGKLPLKRAA from the coding sequence TTGAATCCAGTTTCCGCCGCTACCGGGCTTGAATACGCCAACCTGAGCGACGCCGAATTTGAGGCCTTCGCCCTGAAGCACCCGCAGAACAGCTTCCTGCAGTCCACCGATTTTGCCCGTTTCCAGCGCGACCGCGGCCAGCAGGTGGAACTCTTCGGGGTCCGGCGCAACGGGGAACTCGTGGCGGCAGGAAAGCTCAACTACACCACAACCCGCCTGGGCTACACCGTCTGTGAATGCGCCAAGGGCCCCCTCATGGACTACACGGACCGGAACCTGGTGGGTGACGTCGTCGGACTTCTCCGCCGGCACGCGGCAGGCCGCAAAGCAGCTGAACTGCGGATCTCGCCGAACGTCAGGTACATCGCACGGGACGCCGACGGCGCCGAACACCCCGAAACCGAGGACAACCGGCCCCTGGTGGCGGACCTGGAACGGCTCGGGTTCCGGCACCAGGGCCTGGATATGAACTTCGTCAACGTCAACTGGATGTTCATCAAGAATCTCGTGGGCATCCAGGATGCCGAAGAACTGATCATGAGCACCAGCTACCGGACCCGCAAAGCTATCCGCAAAGCGGAAAAGAACGGCGTCTTCCTGGAACAGGCCACCCTGGAAACCCTGGACGACTTCTACGGGACCCTGAGCCGGGCCGGTGACGAAAAAGGATTCGTCTACCGCGAACGCGCCTACTACGAACACCTCCTCCGCACCACCTCCGCGGAATTCACCAAGCTGATGATGGCCAAGATCGACATCCCGGCCTACCGTAAATCCATCACTGAGCGCCTGGCTGCGGAGTCAGCCACTGCAGCCGATCTCCGCCGTGAGGTTGAGGAGACCGGCAGCAAGAAAAAGGCCAACCGGCTCAAAGTGGTCCAGGACCTCGTGGACAGCTACGAGCGCAGCCTGAAGGACATCGAAAGGTTCCCCGACTCCGTGGGGACTGCCACCGTGGCAGCCATCCACTTCGTCTGCTACGGCGATGAGGTGGTGTGCGTCATCGGCGGCACCGTCCAGGACTACATCTACTTCAACGGCGCAACCTCCCTGTACTGGGGCATGATGCTGCATGCCCTCGAGAAGGGGTACCCGCGGTACAACTTCTACGGCACGTTCGGCATCTCCGGACAGGACGAGGAAGGCCACGGCGGATACGAATTCAAGAAGGGATTCGGCGGGGAAGTGGTCCAGTTGTTGGGAGACTTCGTCCTGCCGGTGCGCCCCGCCGTCTTCCATGCCAACCGGCTCGCCAGGTCCGCCGCGGCGGCTGCCCGCACTCTGCTGGGCAAGCTGCCGCTGAAGCGTGCAGCCTGA
- a CDS encoding Dps family protein — MKASPTLTNNLQAVLADLIELHVQGKQAHWNIVGTNFRDLHLQLDEIVDAARQFADDTAERMRALHALPDGRSSTVAETTSLAQFPDGLISTADAIERIVAAMEAAVGTMRKVHDEVDEEDPTSADLLHEFIARLEQFAWMVQAENMKPTAKVTAADSK; from the coding sequence ATGAAAGCTTCACCGACACTGACCAACAACCTGCAGGCTGTCCTGGCGGACCTGATCGAACTCCACGTTCAGGGCAAGCAGGCGCACTGGAACATCGTGGGTACCAACTTCCGCGACCTCCACCTGCAGCTTGATGAGATCGTTGACGCTGCCCGCCAGTTCGCCGATGACACTGCCGAGCGCATGCGTGCCCTGCACGCGCTGCCGGATGGCCGCAGCTCCACCGTTGCCGAGACCACCAGCCTGGCCCAGTTCCCTGACGGGCTGATCAGCACCGCGGACGCCATCGAGCGGATCGTTGCAGCCATGGAGGCTGCCGTGGGCACCATGCGCAAAGTCCATGACGAAGTGGATGAGGAAGACCCCACGTCTGCGGATCTCCTGCACGAGTTCATCGCCCGGCTGGAGCAGTTTGCCTGGATGGTGCAGGCCGAAAACATGAAACCCACCGCCAAGGTTACGGCTGCCGACTCCAAGTAG
- a CDS encoding L-serine ammonia-lyase produces the protein MAVGVFDLFSVGIGPSSSHTVGPMRAAAVFAEELKASGKLADVASLRVDLYGSLAATGHGHGTMTAVLLGLEGYHPELILPEEVEERLASIADTGMLQLAGSVSLPYGVKDMVLRPLTVLPRHTNGMTFTVSDAGGGVLHTATFFSVGGGFIVREGLEDAAQQELDASKEELPLPFRTAAELLEHCAVTGLGIADVMLVNEKASRGEGEIRAGLLHIWSVMENCVATSLKREGVLPGGLKVRRRAPDWYERLKKESADTRDEDQDGEWDAGPYDPRYWQEWVNLVALAVNEENASGGRVVTAPTNGAAGIIPAVLFYALHFAPGMDKATQQDRDDVVVRFLLAAGAVGVLYKEQASISGAEVGCQGEVGSASSMAAAGLAEVMGGTPAQVENAAEIAMEHNLGLTCDPIGGLVQVPCIERNAIAAAKAINAAKMALWGDGTHRVSLDEVIITMRETGKDMSSKYKETAMGGLAVNVVEC, from the coding sequence ATGGCTGTTGGCGTTTTTGATCTCTTTTCTGTTGGGATCGGGCCTTCGTCGTCTCATACTGTGGGGCCGATGCGGGCTGCTGCCGTGTTTGCGGAGGAGTTGAAGGCTTCGGGCAAGCTGGCGGACGTGGCGTCGTTGCGGGTGGACTTGTATGGGTCGTTGGCGGCGACGGGGCATGGGCATGGCACGATGACCGCGGTCCTGCTGGGGTTGGAGGGGTACCATCCGGAGCTGATCCTGCCGGAGGAGGTGGAGGAGCGGCTGGCCTCGATCGCGGACACGGGGATGTTGCAGCTGGCCGGGTCGGTGTCCTTGCCGTACGGGGTGAAGGATATGGTGCTGCGGCCGTTGACGGTGCTGCCTCGGCATACGAACGGGATGACGTTCACGGTCTCCGACGCCGGAGGTGGGGTGCTGCACACGGCCACCTTCTTCTCGGTCGGTGGGGGGTTCATAGTTCGTGAGGGTTTGGAGGACGCGGCGCAGCAGGAACTGGACGCGTCCAAGGAGGAGCTGCCGCTGCCGTTCCGCACCGCTGCCGAGCTGCTGGAACACTGCGCTGTGACCGGGCTGGGCATCGCCGACGTCATGCTGGTCAATGAAAAAGCCTCCCGCGGTGAGGGGGAAATCCGGGCCGGGCTGCTGCACATCTGGTCGGTGATGGAAAACTGTGTGGCCACATCCCTGAAGCGTGAAGGGGTGCTGCCGGGCGGGTTGAAGGTCCGGCGCCGGGCTCCTGACTGGTACGAGCGGCTCAAGAAGGAGTCCGCGGACACCCGGGACGAGGACCAGGACGGGGAGTGGGACGCGGGCCCGTATGACCCGCGGTATTGGCAGGAGTGGGTTAACTTGGTGGCGTTGGCGGTGAACGAGGAGAACGCCTCCGGCGGCCGGGTGGTTACCGCGCCAACAAATGGCGCGGCCGGGATCATCCCTGCAGTGTTGTTTTATGCGCTGCATTTCGCCCCCGGCATGGACAAAGCCACCCAGCAGGACCGGGACGACGTGGTGGTGCGGTTCCTGCTCGCCGCCGGCGCCGTCGGGGTGCTCTACAAGGAACAGGCCTCCATCTCCGGGGCCGAGGTGGGCTGCCAGGGCGAAGTGGGGTCCGCGTCCTCGATGGCCGCCGCGGGCCTGGCCGAGGTGATGGGCGGGACCCCGGCGCAGGTGGAGAACGCCGCGGAGATCGCGATGGAGCACAACCTGGGCCTGACGTGTGATCCGATCGGCGGGCTGGTCCAGGTCCCGTGCATTGAACGGAACGCAATCGCCGCCGCGAAAGCGATCAACGCCGCAAAAATGGCGCTCTGGGGCGACGGCACACACCGGGTCTCGCTGGATGAAGTTATCATCACCATGCGCGAAACCGGCAAGGACATGAGCTCCAAATACAAGGAAACCGCCATGGGCGGACTCGCCGTCAACGTCGTCGAATGCTAG
- a CDS encoding MFS transporter, whose product MTTSTNSSAPARGGTTASRSPWRDWLALGLLMFPVLLVAVDNTALTFTLPAITRALDPTGVQLLWIVDAYPLVLAGLLVSMGSLGDRIGRRRLLILGSMGFAGLSAATAFAPTPEWLIAGRAALGFFGAMLMPSTLSLIRNIFPEPNRRRLAVAIWAAGFSGGAALGPILGGWLVEHFWWGAVFLVAVPLMLPLLAFGPALIPESKDPAPGKVDAPSILLSMLVMVPVVYGIKAVATEGPGAAGLGTMAFGVAMGVVFVRRQHRLEKPLLDMSLFRNRVFSMAITANILALFSFNGFILFLAQHLQLLEGMSPSAAGVAMIPALAAAVAAGLVAVPLVRKVRPGYVVAAGLAFSATGYSMVAFGDHDGGPSLLLAALLVLALGVGSAETISNDLILGAAPPEKSGAAAAISETGYEVGSLLGTAVLGSILTASYQRNLRLPAGLDGTLSGTSLHNARETLAGAVEAANLLPASLSASVADAAAAAFDSGVHITAAIGLVLMATAAVLAAVVLRKVPKAA is encoded by the coding sequence ATGACAACCTCCACCAACAGCTCCGCACCTGCCCGCGGGGGCACCACCGCATCCCGCTCCCCCTGGCGCGACTGGCTGGCGCTGGGGCTGCTGATGTTTCCCGTGCTGCTGGTGGCGGTGGACAACACCGCACTGACCTTTACCCTGCCCGCCATCACCCGCGCCCTGGATCCCACCGGCGTGCAACTGTTGTGGATTGTTGACGCCTACCCCCTGGTACTGGCCGGACTCCTGGTATCAATGGGAAGCCTGGGCGACCGCATTGGGCGGCGGCGGCTGCTGATCCTCGGCAGCATGGGGTTTGCCGGGCTGTCCGCCGCGACGGCCTTTGCACCCACGCCGGAGTGGCTGATCGCCGGCCGCGCAGCCCTGGGATTTTTCGGCGCCATGCTGATGCCGTCCACGCTGTCGCTGATCCGCAACATCTTCCCGGAGCCCAACCGCCGGAGACTGGCTGTAGCCATCTGGGCTGCCGGATTCTCCGGCGGCGCCGCCCTGGGGCCGATCCTTGGCGGGTGGCTGGTGGAGCACTTCTGGTGGGGCGCCGTATTCCTGGTGGCAGTGCCCCTCATGCTTCCCCTGCTGGCGTTTGGACCGGCCCTCATCCCGGAATCGAAGGACCCGGCCCCGGGCAAGGTGGACGCCCCCAGCATCCTGCTCTCCATGCTGGTCATGGTGCCCGTGGTCTACGGCATCAAGGCAGTTGCCACCGAAGGTCCGGGCGCAGCGGGGCTGGGCACCATGGCCTTTGGCGTGGCAATGGGGGTGGTATTCGTGCGGCGGCAGCACCGGCTGGAGAAACCCCTTCTGGACATGTCGCTGTTCCGGAACAGGGTGTTCAGCATGGCCATCACCGCCAACATCCTGGCCCTGTTTTCCTTCAACGGGTTCATCCTGTTCCTGGCCCAGCATCTCCAGCTCCTCGAGGGAATGAGCCCCTCCGCGGCGGGCGTGGCCATGATTCCGGCACTGGCTGCCGCGGTGGCGGCGGGCCTGGTGGCTGTGCCCCTGGTCCGCAAGGTCCGTCCGGGATACGTGGTGGCCGCGGGGCTGGCCTTCAGCGCCACGGGCTACAGCATGGTGGCCTTCGGGGACCACGACGGCGGACCCTCGCTCCTGCTGGCGGCACTCCTGGTCCTGGCCCTCGGCGTGGGCTCGGCGGAAACCATCTCCAACGACCTCATCCTCGGCGCCGCGCCACCGGAGAAATCAGGGGCCGCCGCCGCGATCTCCGAAACGGGCTACGAGGTGGGCTCCCTGCTGGGGACGGCGGTGCTGGGCTCAATCCTGACGGCGTCCTACCAGCGGAACCTGCGGCTGCCCGCGGGACTGGACGGCACGCTTTCCGGGACGTCCCTGCACAATGCCAGGGAAACGCTTGCCGGTGCAGTGGAGGCAGCCAACCTTTTGCCCGCCTCCCTGTCGGCGTCCGTCGCGGACGCCGCGGCCGCAGCCTTTGATTCCGGCGTGCACATTACTGCGGCCATTGGGCTGGTACTGATGGCGACGGCGGCAGTCCTTGCCGCCGTCGTGCTTCGGAAAGTGCCGAAAGCGGCCTAG